The Micavibrio sp. TMED2 genome has a window encoding:
- a CDS encoding 16S rRNA (adenine(1518)-N(6)/adenine(1519)-N(6))-dimethyltransferase, with protein MTTDLASRIAHVEAMPKLSDQLQSEGLWARKSFGQHFLLDLNLTRRIVREAGLTPAINAIEIGPGPGGLTRALVEADLASFIAIERDERFVAFQQPLVDACDGFFRVISADALTVNLVEAVPAPRAIVANLPYNVGTPMLINWLGQMPEFHSLTLMFQREVADRIAAATGSKAYGRLSVLAQLCANVSYVMTIPARAFTPPPKIDSAVVRLTPREPGLSREEFSALEKVTAAAFGQRRKMLRSSLKTVFDDPVAALEELGIKPTARAEEIAPPDFLRIAQMRVGTTAG; from the coding sequence ATGACCACTGATCTTGCCAGCCGTATTGCCCATGTGGAGGCCATGCCCAAGCTCAGCGATCAGTTGCAGAGCGAGGGGCTGTGGGCGCGCAAATCCTTCGGCCAGCATTTCCTGCTCGACCTGAACCTGACCCGGCGGATCGTGCGTGAAGCCGGGCTGACACCGGCAATCAATGCCATCGAGATCGGCCCTGGCCCCGGTGGCCTGACCCGGGCACTGGTCGAGGCTGACCTCGCCAGCTTTATCGCCATCGAACGCGACGAACGGTTTGTCGCCTTCCAGCAACCGCTGGTCGATGCCTGCGACGGCTTTTTCCGGGTGATCTCCGCCGACGCCCTGACCGTGAACCTCGTTGAGGCAGTACCGGCCCCACGGGCGATCGTCGCCAATCTGCCCTATAATGTGGGCACGCCGATGCTGATCAACTGGCTTGGCCAGATGCCGGAATTTCACTCACTGACCCTGATGTTCCAGCGTGAGGTTGCCGACCGGATAGCCGCTGCGACCGGCAGCAAGGCCTATGGCCGGTTGTCGGTGCTGGCGCAGCTTTGTGCCAATGTCAGCTATGTTATGACCATCCCGGCCCGTGCCTTTACCCCGCCGCCCAAGATCGACAGTGCCGTTGTCCGCCTGACGCCGCGCGAGCCGGGTCTGTCACGCGAAGAATTTTCCGCACTGGAAAAGGTAACAGCAGCCGCTTTCGGTCAGCGGCGCAAGATGCTGCGCAGCAGTCTGAAAACCGTGTTCGATGATCCGGTTGCAGCACTGGAGGAGCTTGGCATCAAACCCACGGCCCGTGCGGAAGAAATCGCACCGCCGGACTTCCTGCGCATCGCACAGATGCGTGTCGGGACAACAGCGGGCTAG
- a CDS encoding guanylate kinase, which produces MPLGDGSEVPNREGAIAAPGVKRRGLMLVLSSPSGAGKTTISRRLLADNPGMALSISVTTRPMRPGEEDGRDYYFVTEEEYRLLVEHNQLLEHAMVFGNYYGTPKAPVEAALSAGRDILFDIDWQGTQQMADSARPDLVTVFILPPSADELERRLKARAQDSAEVIAKRMGKAAGEMSHHSEYDYVIINHNLDLSVERVQTIIEAERLKRVRQSGLIDFVRQLQQGC; this is translated from the coding sequence ATGCCCTTGGGCGATGGCTCTGAGGTGCCGAACCGTGAGGGCGCGATTGCCGCGCCCGGGGTCAAGCGTCGCGGCCTGATGCTGGTGCTGTCCTCGCCATCGGGAGCGGGAAAAACCACCATCTCACGCCGCCTGCTGGCCGATAATCCGGGAATGGCGCTGTCGATCTCCGTCACCACCCGCCCGATGCGTCCGGGTGAGGAGGATGGTCGCGACTATTACTTCGTCACCGAGGAAGAGTACCGGCTGCTGGTGGAGCATAACCAGTTGCTCGAACATGCCATGGTCTTTGGCAACTATTACGGCACGCCAAAAGCGCCGGTTGAGGCGGCCCTGAGTGCCGGTCGGGATATCCTGTTTGATATTGACTGGCAGGGGACGCAGCAGATGGCGGACAGTGCCCGCCCGGACCTCGTTACGGTCTTCATCCTGCCGCCCTCAGCGGATGAACTGGAGCGCCGCCTGAAGGCACGGGCACAGGACAGTGCCGAGGTGATCGCCAAGCGCATGGGCAAGGCGGCTGGCGAGATGAGCCACCATTCGGAATATGATTACGTGATCATCAATCACAATCTGGATCTGAGCGTTGAGCGGGTGCAGACCATTATCGAGGCCGAACGCCTCAAGCGCGTGCGTCAGAGCGGGTTGATCGACTTCGTCCGGCAGTTGCAGCAGGGCTGCTAG
- a CDS encoding 4-hydroxythreonine-4-phosphate dehydrogenase PdxA: MKPLLVTMGDPAGIGGEILLRAIADARLKTGDRPVIALDDPDRLNKLKQQLGIDTAINVLDATDTLDSIPEAKSDTLHVWPLPMPVAAEPGKPSSDNAAAILASIERAVAATLDGHAAAVITNPIAKDVLIRAGFRHPGHTEYLGQLAEDAGHTVRRPVMMLAGPSLRTIPVTVHIALATVPLVLNTDLIIETAEIAAADLTANFGITHPRLAISGLNPHAGESGLMGKEDDEIIKPAIAALQAKGIDANGPFPADTLFEQSKRSFYDVALCMYHDQALIPVKTLDMANTVNVTLGLPFIRTSPDHGTAFDIAGKGIAQPDSLIAAINMAAEMADKGEHDNDH, translated from the coding sequence ATGAAACCGCTTCTTGTCACCATGGGCGACCCGGCCGGGATCGGCGGGGAAATCCTGTTGCGCGCCATCGCCGATGCGCGGCTGAAGACCGGCGATCGCCCGGTCATTGCCCTTGATGACCCTGACCGCCTCAACAAACTCAAACAGCAGTTGGGGATCGACACGGCAATCAATGTGCTTGATGCCACCGATACGTTGGACAGCATTCCTGAAGCAAAATCCGACACACTGCATGTCTGGCCGCTGCCGATGCCAGTTGCCGCAGAGCCAGGCAAACCATCGAGCGACAATGCCGCCGCCATTCTGGCCAGTATCGAGCGCGCTGTTGCCGCAACGCTCGATGGCCACGCTGCCGCTGTCATTACCAATCCGATCGCCAAAGACGTGCTGATCCGCGCCGGGTTCAGGCATCCGGGCCATACCGAGTATCTGGGACAGCTCGCCGAGGATGCGGGACATACTGTGCGCCGTCCGGTCATGATGCTGGCGGGACCGTCTCTCCGCACCATACCGGTTACCGTGCATATCGCGCTCGCCACGGTGCCGTTGGTGCTCAACACCGATCTGATTATCGAAACGGCGGAGATTGCCGCTGCCGACCTCACGGCGAATTTCGGCATCACCCACCCACGCCTCGCAATTTCCGGCCTCAACCCCCATGCCGGGGAAAGCGGCCTCATGGGCAAGGAGGATGACGAGATCATCAAACCCGCCATTGCCGCGCTGCAGGCCAAGGGCATTGATGCCAACGGCCCCTTCCCCGCCGATACCCTGTTTGAACAGAGCAAGCGCAGCTTCTATGATGTGGCGCTCTGCATGTATCACGATCAGGCGCTGATCCCGGTAAAGACACTGGATATGGCGAATACGGTGAATGTCACGCTTGGCCTACCGTTTATCCGTACATCACCGGATCACGGCACCGCCTTCGACATTGCCGGCAAGGGTATTGCCCAACCGGACAGCCTGATTGCGGCGATCAATATGGCGGCAGAGATGGCCGATAAGGGCGAGCATGACAATGACCACTGA